A window from Geitlerinema sp. PCC 9228 encodes these proteins:
- a CDS encoding PRC-barrel domain-containing protein produces MKSATIRQRSEILGTQVITRDTGKRLGIVSQLWVDVDAREVVAIGMRDNFLAMGGMPQYMLLKNVRQIGDVILVDDERVVEDNVDIEAYSKLTGSEVITETGELLGKVRSFQFDIETGKVESLVIDSLGLPQVPDQIVSTYELSMDEIVSSGPDRLIVFEGAEENLTQLTVGVLERFGIGAPPWEREDLEDYYTPATRPENQLGTGAPTRQEEPVRTTARTEEPIWDEEDWEEREPQVAQTPAEAVYYEEDEGDNWSEATEEEYRQSRPRETKRYARGEYEEEVAYEEDVEPEGEANRPPQRPSNRPRVNIPQKIKRPEYEEEPEY; encoded by the coding sequence ATGAAATCTGCAACAATCCGCCAACGTTCGGAAATTTTAGGAACCCAAGTCATTACCCGCGATACTGGCAAACGTCTAGGGATTGTTTCCCAACTTTGGGTTGATGTCGATGCCCGAGAAGTAGTCGCAATTGGTATGCGCGATAACTTTTTGGCGATGGGGGGAATGCCTCAATACATGCTCCTCAAAAATGTCCGTCAAATTGGCGATGTGATTCTCGTTGATGACGAGCGTGTTGTCGAAGACAACGTCGATATCGAGGCTTACAGCAAACTAACGGGCAGCGAAGTCATTACCGAAACCGGCGAACTGCTCGGCAAGGTACGCAGCTTTCAATTTGACATAGAAACTGGCAAAGTAGAATCCCTCGTCATCGATTCGTTGGGATTGCCCCAAGTCCCCGACCAAATTGTAAGTACCTACGAACTCTCGATGGATGAAATTGTCAGCAGCGGTCCCGATCGCTTGATTGTCTTTGAAGGGGCAGAAGAAAATCTCACCCAGCTGACGGTAGGCGTTTTGGAACGCTTCGGCATTGGGGCACCTCCTTGGGAACGAGAAGATTTGGAAGATTACTATACGCCAGCCACCCGACCGGAAAACCAACTGGGAACTGGCGCGCCCACCCGTCAGGAAGAACCCGTACGGACCACAGCCAGAACGGAAGAACCGATTTGGGACGAAGAAGATTGGGAAGAACGGGAACCCCAAGTTGCCCAAACACCTGCGGAAGCCGTTTATTATGAAGAAGACGAAGGGGACAATTGGAGCGAAGCTACAGAAGAAGAATATCGCCAGAGCAGGCCTAGGGAAACCAAACGCTACGCTCGTGGGGAATATGAAGAGGAAGTGGCTTACGAAGAAGACGTGGAACCAGAAGGGGAAGCCAATCGACCTCCCCAACG